The proteins below are encoded in one region of Acidithiobacillus ferrooxidans ATCC 23270:
- a CDS encoding glycosyltransferase family 4 protein: protein MNIVYLCADRGIPVLGDKGASVHVREFTTALARAGHEVTLLCATQGKGNPYPPARLIELPPDADPTEIRSEGERLGIGQGEYDQTMRREVDKLICDRRLAVRALDALDAAGVRPDALYERYALFHRSGGDLASALRVPYVLEVNAPLVYEQERFRGLRLKAMAEEAEVTAFQRADHIVAVSEAVREHVLSRQVPVNHVTVLPNGVDISRFHPQVDGQGIRTRLGLDGRPVIGFVGSLKPWHGLDFLLDAFMLVSRQSPEAVLLVVGEGPGSAALQSRAMENGFAGKVIMTGRVPHEDIPGYLAAMDLTVAPYLPQNGFYFSPLKVVESLAVGRPVVAPRIGQLPSLIEDGVTGLLFPPGDLAACVGCILTMLNGPSQRRAMGYRAGEAAEGILGWGRTARQVTDIIAALRSGPI from the coding sequence ATGAATATCGTATACCTGTGCGCGGATCGCGGTATCCCCGTCCTCGGGGACAAGGGGGCGTCGGTGCATGTTCGGGAATTTACCACCGCGCTCGCACGCGCCGGGCACGAGGTCACGCTACTCTGCGCCACGCAGGGAAAGGGGAATCCTTACCCACCGGCGCGGCTGATCGAGTTGCCGCCCGACGCCGATCCCACAGAGATCCGTAGCGAGGGGGAACGGCTGGGAATCGGGCAGGGGGAATATGACCAGACTATGCGCCGGGAGGTGGACAAGCTGATCTGCGACCGCCGGCTCGCGGTTCGCGCCCTGGATGCCTTGGACGCGGCAGGTGTGCGGCCGGACGCGCTCTATGAGCGTTATGCGCTCTTCCATCGCTCCGGCGGTGACCTCGCCAGCGCCCTGAGGGTGCCTTACGTGCTGGAAGTCAATGCGCCTCTGGTCTACGAACAGGAGCGTTTCCGGGGATTACGGTTGAAGGCCATGGCGGAGGAGGCGGAAGTCACGGCCTTCCAGCGGGCCGACCATATCGTGGCCGTGTCGGAGGCCGTTCGTGAGCACGTGCTGTCCCGGCAGGTGCCGGTGAATCACGTGACGGTGTTACCCAACGGGGTGGATATCAGCCGTTTCCATCCGCAAGTGGATGGACAGGGGATTCGCACACGCCTCGGGCTCGATGGACGACCGGTCATCGGCTTCGTGGGCAGCCTGAAGCCCTGGCATGGCCTGGATTTCCTGCTCGACGCCTTTATGCTGGTCAGCCGACAGTCGCCGGAGGCAGTGCTGTTGGTAGTGGGTGAAGGTCCCGGCAGTGCCGCCCTCCAGTCCCGTGCGATGGAAAATGGTTTCGCCGGCAAGGTCATCATGACCGGGCGTGTACCCCATGAAGATATCCCCGGCTACCTCGCTGCCATGGACCTTACGGTAGCTCCCTACCTCCCCCAGAACGGGTTCTATTTCTCGCCCCTCAAAGTGGTGGAATCGCTGGCGGTCGGACGGCCCGTGGTGGCGCCTCGAATCGGCCAGTTACCCAGCCTGATCGAGGATGGCGTAACCGGTTTGCTCTTCCCGCCGGGGGATCTTGCGGCCTGTGTCGGCTGCATCCTCACCATGCTGAACGGGCCGTCGCAGCGGCGGGCCATGGGCTACCGTGCCGGCGAGGCGGCAGAAGGGATCCTCGGCTGGGGCAGAACCGCCCGGCAGGTGACGGATATCATTGCCGCCCTGCGATCCGGGCCGATATGA
- a CDS encoding ABC transporter ATP-binding protein: MDQRQSSFSLWDLRRFLRPHWAALSGAALAMTARAMVLLVIPWPLKFVIDSVISQKPLPVWLAGFLPDPLSHRVALLDVLGIVMLLFAVADSALAYAGGRLLLRVGQRAVFDIRRSLFAHLQRLSLAFHRRQKSGDLMARLGGDIQTLQDFVVSVGTGLFAHLLTIIGMAGIMLAIDWRYALVVIASVPLLLAITQRHTRRLKQAFRLARRKEGELWSMAQESIAGIPVVQAYGRESFEENRFRERAERSLDAALEANELQMRFTPLVGGLVAAAVGIAVWYGASQVLAGRITTGELLVFLAYLRGMAAPLRQFAKMAGTVSKATVAAERLGDIFAEEPDIRDAPNAVPLPSCTGALEFRSVSFGYQTGEPVLKEISFGVDSGRTVALVGTTGAGKSTLVSLIPRFHDPVEGRVLLDGRDLRDLKVASVRDQIALVLQEPLLFHGTIWENIAYGRAGAGREEAIAAALAVGLHDLIGGLRDGYDTMVGERGASLSGGQRQCVSIARAMLRDAPIVILDEPTSGLDTFSERRVLEALNRLTTGRTTLVIAHRLATIAAADRILVLEHGRIIQDGTHEQLLAQGGQYARLWQQGYYQSSMSITQEAV; this comes from the coding sequence ATGGACCAGCGGCAATCCTCCTTCTCCCTTTGGGATCTGCGTCGGTTTCTGCGCCCGCACTGGGCGGCGCTGTCCGGTGCTGCTCTGGCCATGACGGCGCGGGCCATGGTGTTGCTGGTCATTCCCTGGCCCTTGAAATTCGTCATCGACAGCGTGATTTCCCAGAAACCTCTGCCTGTCTGGCTTGCCGGTTTCCTGCCGGATCCCCTCAGCCATCGCGTGGCGCTGCTGGATGTCCTGGGGATTGTCATGCTCCTGTTCGCCGTGGCCGACTCTGCGCTGGCCTACGCCGGGGGCCGCCTGCTGTTGCGTGTGGGACAACGCGCTGTTTTCGACATCCGACGCAGCCTCTTCGCCCATCTGCAGCGACTTTCGCTGGCTTTTCATCGACGTCAGAAGAGCGGGGACCTCATGGCCCGGCTCGGCGGCGATATTCAGACCCTTCAGGACTTTGTCGTGTCGGTGGGAACGGGGCTCTTTGCCCACCTGCTCACCATCATCGGCATGGCCGGGATCATGCTCGCCATTGACTGGCGCTACGCCCTGGTCGTGATAGCATCCGTCCCCTTGCTGCTGGCGATCACCCAGCGTCACACGCGGCGCCTCAAGCAGGCGTTCCGCCTGGCGCGGCGGAAAGAAGGCGAATTGTGGAGCATGGCGCAGGAAAGCATCGCCGGCATCCCGGTCGTCCAGGCGTATGGCCGGGAATCCTTTGAGGAAAACCGTTTTCGTGAACGCGCCGAACGGAGCCTGGATGCGGCACTGGAAGCCAACGAACTGCAAATGCGTTTTACCCCCCTGGTGGGCGGCCTGGTGGCCGCGGCCGTGGGGATAGCTGTCTGGTACGGCGCCTCCCAGGTGTTGGCCGGACGCATCACGACGGGCGAATTGCTGGTTTTTCTCGCCTATCTGCGCGGCATGGCGGCGCCTCTGCGTCAGTTCGCCAAGATGGCCGGAACCGTCAGTAAGGCGACGGTAGCAGCCGAACGCCTCGGGGATATCTTCGCCGAAGAACCCGATATCCGGGATGCCCCGAACGCCGTGCCTCTGCCATCCTGTACCGGTGCGCTGGAATTTCGCTCCGTTTCCTTTGGTTACCAGACCGGTGAACCGGTGCTGAAGGAGATCTCCTTCGGTGTGGATTCCGGCCGGACGGTGGCCCTGGTGGGCACTACGGGCGCCGGCAAAAGCACGCTGGTGAGCCTCATTCCCCGCTTCCACGATCCCGTGGAAGGGCGGGTACTGCTGGATGGACGAGATCTACGCGATCTGAAAGTCGCCTCTGTCCGCGACCAAATAGCCCTGGTTCTGCAGGAACCGCTCCTCTTTCACGGCACCATCTGGGAGAACATCGCCTATGGTCGCGCTGGTGCGGGGCGCGAAGAAGCCATTGCCGCAGCGCTGGCGGTTGGCCTCCATGACCTCATCGGAGGCCTGCGCGATGGCTACGATACCATGGTCGGAGAGCGGGGGGCATCGCTGTCCGGCGGGCAGCGGCAATGTGTCTCCATTGCCCGGGCCATGTTGCGGGACGCGCCTATCGTCATCCTCGACGAGCCTACCAGCGGGCTGGATACCTTCTCCGAGCGTCGCGTGCTGGAAGCATTGAATCGCCTCACCACTGGCCGTACCACCCTGGTCATCGCCCACCGTCTGGCGACTATCGCCGCCGCCGACCGAATACTGGTTCTCGAACACGGCCGCATCATTCAGGACGGCACCCATGAGCAGCTTCTCGCGCAAGGGGGCCAATATGCCCGACTCTGGCAGCAGGGTTACTACCAATCATCCATGAGCATCACGCAGGAGGCAGTATGA
- a CDS encoding glycosyltransferase translates to MTATTPTVGYVLKRYPRLSETFILNEMRALERLGTPLHIFSLLRPEDAPRHPTVSEVRATVTYLPLTWPRIIFAVARGHAVVAARAPLRYLHATGLALWWSIRTRRPLSVGKQFLRSGYVAHGCLQNNIQHLHAHFANAPATVARLAGVMCNIPYSFTTHAKDLYLTPQEAMRRRIKSAHFVLTCTRYNVEYLRGFLPRQDWDKIHLVYHGIDLAAFPQGESFADFPLGENADLPLILSVGRLVPKKGMRDLVTACHLLHSRGIAFRCVIIGEGPLRQELESHVAELGLTAMVTLPGAMAHDRLLAFYGQATVFALAPHVTEDGDRDGIPNVLAEAMAAGTPVVSTAVSGIPELIEDGRTGLLVPPRDPVVLADTLERVLVDAPLRRRLAAASRGKIEERFECWETAKALRALFVQSVQP, encoded by the coding sequence ATGACGGCGACAACCCCGACGGTAGGCTACGTACTGAAGCGTTATCCGCGCCTTTCGGAAACTTTCATTCTCAACGAAATGCGCGCACTGGAGCGTCTGGGTACCCCCCTGCACATCTTTTCGCTTCTGCGGCCCGAGGACGCCCCGCGGCATCCCACGGTTTCGGAGGTCCGGGCGACCGTGACGTATCTTCCCCTTACTTGGCCCCGGATCATATTTGCGGTTGCCAGGGGCCATGCCGTCGTGGCGGCCCGGGCACCGCTGCGCTACCTGCATGCCACCGGGCTCGCATTGTGGTGGTCCATCCGCACCCGTCGGCCACTGAGCGTCGGGAAACAGTTCCTGCGTTCCGGTTATGTAGCGCATGGTTGTCTGCAAAACAACATTCAACACCTCCATGCCCACTTCGCCAATGCACCCGCCACGGTCGCTCGCCTGGCCGGGGTCATGTGCAATATTCCCTACAGCTTCACAACGCACGCCAAGGATCTCTACCTGACCCCCCAGGAGGCCATGCGCCGACGGATCAAGTCGGCGCATTTCGTTCTCACCTGCACCCGCTACAATGTCGAATACCTGCGCGGTTTTCTGCCGCGCCAGGACTGGGACAAAATCCATCTCGTCTACCACGGTATCGATCTTGCGGCCTTTCCTCAGGGTGAGTCTTTTGCGGATTTTCCGCTGGGGGAAAATGCCGATCTGCCCTTGATCCTTTCAGTGGGTCGCCTCGTCCCCAAAAAAGGGATGCGGGACTTGGTTACCGCTTGCCACCTGCTGCACAGCCGAGGGATTGCCTTTCGTTGTGTCATCATCGGTGAAGGCCCGTTGCGCCAGGAACTGGAGAGCCACGTCGCCGAGCTGGGCCTGACGGCTATGGTAACCCTGCCGGGTGCCATGGCTCACGACCGCCTCCTGGCATTTTACGGACAAGCAACCGTTTTCGCTCTCGCCCCCCATGTAACGGAAGACGGAGACCGGGACGGCATCCCCAACGTTCTTGCGGAAGCCATGGCGGCTGGCACGCCCGTGGTCTCAACCGCGGTTTCGGGTATCCCCGAATTGATCGAAGACGGCCGTACCGGGCTGCTGGTGCCGCCGCGGGACCCGGTGGTGTTGGCCGACACCTTGGAACGGGTGCTTGTCGACGCGCCGCTACGGCGCCGCCTCGCGGCGGCGAGCCGGGGCAAGATAGAGGAGCGCTTCGAATGCTGGGAGACCGCCAAGGCCCTGCGCGCCCTATTCGTGCAGAGTGTGCAGCCATGA
- a CDS encoding UDP-glucose dehydrogenase family protein: MKHIVVIGVGYVGLTTAAFLAELGHHVTGVDMDEGKIVLLRQGRIPFIEPELPELVERNVRAGRLNFTTSCQKAMPHADMAFICVGTPPTPSGHADMSQVEEAARQVALAATQPLIVVLKSTTPPGGNAERVAAILASHLSPGMDAPLVVNPEFLREGSAVYDTFHPDRAVIGAWDSAAAEEVAALYAPLRCPVLLTDPASAQLTKYASNAFLATKISFINEISRIAERVGANIHAIAQGMGFDERIGAEFLESGLGYGGSCFPKDVLALSAIAEQQGYYSQFLHAVTDINAGQCSLAVEKLGDALGGFHGKAVCVLGLAFKPQTDDVRESPALSVISMLCRQGAVVQAYDPAAMSTAQKVLPPHAALEYCADAYAAALGCHAVLIATNWPEFRSLDWSHIHSSMAGKAVMDGRGLLSPDEMRGMGFEYLAFAN; this comes from the coding sequence ATGAAGCACATCGTAGTCATTGGTGTCGGGTATGTAGGGTTGACGACTGCGGCCTTCCTGGCCGAGTTAGGGCACCACGTCACAGGAGTGGACATGGACGAAGGGAAGATCGTCCTGCTGCGTCAGGGCCGGATTCCCTTCATTGAACCAGAGCTTCCCGAACTGGTGGAGCGGAACGTCCGGGCCGGTCGCCTCAATTTCACCACCTCTTGCCAGAAAGCCATGCCGCATGCAGATATGGCCTTCATCTGCGTCGGCACGCCACCGACTCCCAGCGGACATGCCGACATGAGTCAGGTGGAAGAAGCCGCCCGGCAGGTTGCCCTCGCGGCGACGCAGCCCCTTATCGTCGTCCTCAAGAGCACCACCCCTCCCGGCGGAAATGCTGAGCGCGTGGCCGCCATCCTGGCAAGCCATCTGTCGCCGGGAATGGATGCCCCGCTGGTCGTCAACCCCGAATTTCTCCGCGAAGGATCGGCGGTATATGACACCTTCCACCCGGATCGTGCCGTGATCGGTGCCTGGGACAGCGCGGCTGCAGAAGAAGTGGCGGCGTTGTATGCCCCCCTGCGCTGCCCCGTTCTCCTGACGGACCCGGCCAGCGCCCAACTCACCAAATATGCCTCCAACGCCTTCCTGGCCACCAAGATCTCTTTCATCAACGAGATATCCCGTATTGCCGAGCGGGTAGGGGCCAATATCCATGCCATTGCCCAAGGCATGGGGTTCGACGAGCGCATTGGCGCCGAATTCCTGGAGTCCGGCCTTGGCTACGGGGGCTCCTGCTTCCCCAAGGACGTCCTGGCCCTGTCCGCCATTGCGGAACAGCAGGGGTATTATTCGCAATTTCTGCATGCGGTCACGGACATCAATGCCGGCCAGTGCAGTCTCGCCGTCGAGAAACTCGGTGACGCACTGGGGGGGTTCCACGGCAAGGCGGTATGCGTTCTCGGGCTGGCTTTCAAACCACAGACCGACGACGTGCGCGAGTCACCCGCCTTATCCGTGATTTCCATGCTTTGCCGGCAGGGCGCTGTTGTCCAGGCCTATGACCCGGCCGCCATGTCTACCGCGCAAAAAGTGCTGCCACCCCATGCTGCCCTGGAATATTGCGCCGATGCCTATGCTGCGGCGCTGGGTTGTCATGCCGTCCTGATCGCCACCAACTGGCCGGAATTTCGCAGCCTCGACTGGTCGCACATCCATTCTTCGATGGCGGGTAAGGCGGTCATGGACGGTCGTGGTTTGCTTTCACCGGATGAGATGCGCGGCATGGGGTTCGAATATCTGGCCTTCGCCAACTAG
- a CDS encoding histidine phosphatase family protein, with amino-acid sequence METILFLLRHGETEWNRSGRYQGRSDPELTPNGEAQAQRAAEHLARLNLAAIVVSPLRRAYVTASIVAERLGLPITTDERLVEMGYGDWEGLQQAEIKTRWPELLRRWKKAPDEVAPPGGESLSDLQRRVRSFLQDTAAGPGPILAVTHAGVIRAAVLEIRREPLGKFRQVQVANGSLTTIHWQDGRLCLADGPWVGEGSIYSRICTDPERSRDQLKDDLSA; translated from the coding sequence ATGGAGACCATCCTGTTTTTATTGCGGCACGGTGAGACCGAATGGAATCGCAGCGGACGTTATCAGGGCCGTAGCGACCCGGAACTCACGCCCAACGGTGAGGCGCAGGCGCAAAGGGCTGCGGAACACCTTGCGCGCCTGAACCTCGCCGCCATTGTGGTTAGTCCACTGAGGCGGGCGTATGTCACTGCAAGTATCGTTGCAGAACGCCTGGGCCTACCCATCACCACGGATGAGCGGCTGGTGGAGATGGGCTACGGCGACTGGGAAGGCTTGCAGCAAGCGGAGATCAAGACGCGGTGGCCAGAGTTGTTGCGCCGCTGGAAAAAGGCCCCCGACGAGGTGGCCCCTCCGGGTGGGGAGTCCCTCTCCGATCTTCAGCGCCGCGTACGCTCTTTTCTCCAGGACACCGCCGCAGGACCTGGACCGATCCTCGCCGTTACCCATGCCGGGGTGATCCGGGCCGCGGTCCTTGAAATCCGGCGCGAACCGCTTGGCAAATTCCGCCAAGTGCAAGTCGCGAATGGCTCCCTCACTACCATCCATTGGCAGGACGGCCGCCTCTGTCTCGCCGATGGTCCGTGGGTCGGCGAAGGTAGTATTTATTCAAGAATCTGCACGGATCCAGAAAGATCCAGAGACCAGTTAAAAGACGATCTGAGCGCCTAG
- a CDS encoding DUF6502 family protein produces the protein MNEALKTAVLAILRPLVRYLIGQGWTYGALTDALKMVYVAEARRHYGKAAGRPLTDSRVSLLTGIHRKEVRRLRLLLEEHGERPMLRHGANLAAQVVAAWVSMADYADPSGQPRSLPLRSVAVPSFEELARRVKADMRPRAILDELGRVGVAQEQDGVVHLLRAAYISDLPEDQVAFLGENVGDHLRSAVHNLEGGEPFLERALYFDALPAAVLEEARPELYRMGEHLLREAHQRLNTAESPEGPQRRLRLGVYYYEEDAAAESTEEPAEEPAAEDEPHA, from the coding sequence ATGAACGAAGCATTGAAGACGGCGGTATTGGCGATTCTGCGCCCCCTGGTCCGATATCTGATCGGACAGGGCTGGACCTATGGGGCGCTGACGGATGCGCTCAAAATGGTATACGTAGCGGAAGCGAGACGACATTACGGGAAGGCCGCCGGGCGACCGCTGACGGACAGTCGGGTCAGTCTGCTGACCGGGATCCACCGTAAGGAAGTCAGGCGGCTGCGGCTTCTGCTGGAGGAGCACGGCGAGCGGCCGATGTTGCGGCACGGGGCCAATCTGGCGGCGCAGGTGGTGGCCGCCTGGGTGTCGATGGCGGATTATGCAGACCCTTCCGGGCAGCCCCGATCGTTACCGCTGCGCAGTGTGGCGGTGCCGAGCTTTGAGGAGCTGGCGCGCCGAGTCAAGGCCGACATGCGTCCACGAGCCATTTTGGATGAATTGGGCCGGGTGGGAGTGGCCCAGGAGCAGGATGGCGTGGTGCACCTGTTGCGCGCTGCGTATATATCCGATCTACCCGAAGACCAGGTCGCTTTTTTGGGGGAGAACGTCGGTGACCACCTGCGCAGCGCGGTACACAACCTGGAAGGGGGGGAACCCTTTCTGGAACGGGCGCTGTATTTCGATGCGCTGCCGGCAGCGGTGCTGGAGGAGGCGCGGCCGGAACTCTACCGGATGGGCGAGCACTTGTTGCGCGAGGCCCATCAGCGGCTGAATACAGCCGAGTCCCCCGAAGGGCCGCAGCGGCGGCTGCGCCTGGGGGTCTATTACTATGAAGAAGACGCCGCGGCGGAATCGACAGAAGAACCGGCAGAAGAACCGGCCGCGGAGGACGAGCCGCATGCCTAA
- a CDS encoding helix-turn-helix transcriptional regulator: protein METRLPVKIVTGNAPLLGDFIRRHRGKVTPQQAGLSTQGRRRTQGLRREELALLCGISSTWVTWIEQGRPVQPSTAVLDRLSQTLQLSEAERAYLFDLAGRADPTADKAHTQPPHTVLRIVQALDTPAYVLDRYWNAIAWNTAAAAHFVGWMDQPPAPGNPPPNLLEFLLLNPTARSFVADWEGRTRRIIAEFRADVGKHLDDPQMARQIEHLQQNSPIFAQLWAAQDVVEREGGRRVFQHPQHGQVVYEQSTLLPATSTDFKLVILLPE from the coding sequence ATGGAAACCAGACTGCCGGTCAAGATAGTGACTGGCAACGCGCCCCTTCTCGGCGACTTCATCCGCCGTCACCGTGGAAAAGTCACTCCGCAGCAGGCCGGCCTCAGCACACAGGGACGACGACGCACTCAGGGTTTGCGCCGTGAGGAACTGGCCCTCCTCTGTGGAATCAGCAGCACCTGGGTTACCTGGATAGAGCAAGGCCGCCCCGTACAGCCCTCCACTGCCGTGCTGGATCGCCTGAGTCAAACGCTGCAACTCTCCGAAGCGGAGCGCGCCTACCTGTTCGATCTGGCCGGCCGCGCTGATCCCACTGCCGACAAAGCCCATACCCAGCCCCCGCATACCGTACTGCGGATCGTGCAAGCCCTGGACACACCTGCCTATGTACTGGATCGCTATTGGAATGCGATCGCCTGGAACACGGCTGCGGCGGCGCATTTTGTCGGCTGGATGGACCAACCCCCTGCACCGGGCAACCCTCCCCCTAACTTGCTGGAATTCCTCCTGCTGAATCCCACGGCGCGCAGTTTTGTCGCCGACTGGGAAGGCCGTACCCGGCGGATCATCGCGGAATTCCGCGCGGATGTGGGCAAGCACCTGGACGATCCGCAAATGGCCCGCCAAATCGAGCACCTTCAGCAAAACAGTCCGATTTTTGCTCAGCTCTGGGCTGCACAGGACGTCGTCGAACGGGAGGGTGGCAGGCGGGTTTTCCAGCATCCTCAGCACGGGCAGGTGGTCTATGAGCAGAGCACGTTATTGCCAGCCACCAGCACCGATTTCAAGCTGGTCATCCTGCTGCCGGAATAG
- a CDS encoding DUF5666 domain-containing protein translates to MPKALRWWVLVLGLVALPGAWALPDPAGGLGGSGATPDGIGGTGIHPGGIGGTGIHSGGIGGTGIQPGGIGGTGITALGVIQRFGSIYVNGQEYALTPQTRYSIDGAAGTAKDLHLGDRVTVQAAADGRAIAQEVRVEHAVIGRVTEVDAAKRQLAILGETIQAGKRTPITMHDSDQSLPFTALKVGDVVSISGLDRGNGHWLATAIRRLYPGDTAPARVPLLLRGQVDALYPDRDTLEVGATKLKVNGALLRAIQVGQSVVVRGEYADGRAQVESVTPTALAAQNVGNRVSLVGYLARGDNGWTTHGISLVEGPHTLYENGDAANMRAGSMVAISGEVKAPGVIAVESITFRVNPMDFDLPALPQMARGARGDWERSENEGERPEVNSPEIERPDVERPEVRPQVERPEILDGD, encoded by the coding sequence ATGCCTAAAGCCCTGCGCTGGTGGGTCCTGGTCCTGGGCCTGGTAGCCCTGCCGGGGGCATGGGCCCTTCCCGACCCGGCTGGTGGCCTTGGTGGATCGGGCGCCACCCCGGATGGCATCGGGGGTACGGGTATCCACCCCGGCGGCATCGGCGGCACCGGCATACATTCCGGCGGCATCGGCGGCACCGGCATCCAGCCAGGGGGCATCGGCGGGACGGGAATCACGGCCCTGGGGGTAATCCAGCGCTTCGGCAGCATCTATGTCAACGGTCAGGAATATGCCCTGACCCCCCAGACCCGCTATAGCATCGACGGCGCTGCGGGTACGGCGAAAGACCTGCATCTCGGGGACCGCGTCACCGTCCAGGCCGCCGCCGACGGGCGGGCGATCGCCCAGGAGGTACGGGTGGAGCATGCCGTTATCGGCCGGGTGACCGAAGTCGATGCGGCCAAGCGACAACTCGCCATCCTCGGCGAGACCATCCAGGCGGGCAAAAGGACCCCCATCACCATGCACGATTCGGATCAATCCCTGCCCTTCACGGCCTTGAAGGTCGGTGACGTGGTGTCGATCAGCGGCCTGGACCGGGGGAATGGCCATTGGCTGGCGACGGCGATCCGTCGTCTCTATCCGGGGGATACCGCGCCCGCCCGGGTTCCGTTGCTGCTTCGGGGCCAGGTGGACGCCCTTTATCCGGATCGGGACACCCTGGAAGTCGGAGCAACGAAACTCAAGGTCAACGGGGCCCTGCTCCGTGCCATCCAGGTAGGGCAATCCGTGGTAGTCAGAGGCGAATACGCCGACGGACGGGCTCAGGTCGAGAGCGTGACACCCACTGCACTGGCGGCGCAGAACGTCGGCAACCGGGTGTCCCTGGTGGGTTACCTGGCTCGCGGGGATAACGGTTGGACCACCCACGGGATATCTCTGGTGGAGGGACCCCACACCCTCTATGAAAACGGGGATGCCGCGAACATGCGGGCAGGCAGCATGGTCGCCATCAGTGGGGAGGTCAAAGCCCCGGGGGTCATCGCGGTGGAAAGCATCACCTTCCGCGTCAACCCTATGGACTTTGATTTGCCCGCCTTACCACAGATGGCGCGGGGCGCGCGAGGTGACTGGGAGCGATCCGAAAATGAGGGTGAGCGCCCAGAGGTCAATAGCCCCGAAATCGAGCGGCCCGATGTCGAGCGGCCGGAAGTGCGACCACAGGTGGAAAGGCCGGAAATCCTTGATGGCGATTAA
- a CDS encoding glycosyltransferase family protein, translating into MKPLIQPGMERYRRLPGAQAAGPMPTSQRYADRESRQNLMFAGDSPSSPGTFAATGQPITPGALHQWSAAKHERSARRVLLYSHDTFGLGHLRRNLAIVEHLMQRKPPFSGMLLTGSPMAGSWPMPIGLEVRAIPPVIKVGAEEYAARDLSSSFEMVKAQREAAILDAIASYRPDFFLVDHAPAGMKGELLSALRFIREEMPATRTVLGLRDVIDSPETVRQVWQAQGIYELLEREYDQILVYGSRHLFDVVSAYKLSPKVAAKVRYCGYVARTGLHGVPDVLMAPSGLPVVLVTVGGGGDGYALIDAYLEALRRIPQNTVHSIVVPGPLMPPDQYQTLAGIAAQRQDIQIIPYTTELVGLLHIADLVVAMGGYNTTAEILAARKSAILVPRSTPRMEQWLRATTLSQLGLVWMIQPEEDLVDRLVELVPAAVAGDRPPGKPWDTVDLGGVHRVAEVLEEMLHPGASTEVSL; encoded by the coding sequence ATGAAACCCCTCATACAGCCGGGAATGGAGCGATACCGCCGCCTGCCCGGTGCGCAGGCGGCGGGTCCCATGCCCACTAGCCAACGCTACGCGGACCGGGAAAGCCGGCAGAACCTGATGTTTGCCGGTGATTCCCCTTCCTCCCCCGGGACTTTCGCAGCAACGGGGCAGCCGATAACCCCGGGCGCCTTGCACCAGTGGTCCGCCGCAAAGCATGAGCGGTCGGCGCGACGAGTACTCCTCTATTCTCATGACACCTTCGGACTTGGCCATTTACGGCGGAATCTGGCCATTGTCGAGCATCTCATGCAGCGTAAACCGCCTTTTTCCGGGATGCTGCTGACCGGTTCCCCCATGGCCGGTTCCTGGCCGATGCCGATCGGCCTGGAGGTACGAGCCATCCCTCCCGTCATCAAGGTTGGTGCCGAGGAATATGCGGCCAGGGATCTTTCCTCCAGCTTCGAGATGGTCAAGGCACAACGCGAGGCGGCGATTCTGGACGCCATTGCCTCCTACCGGCCCGACTTCTTCCTGGTCGATCATGCCCCGGCGGGAATGAAAGGGGAGCTTTTGTCGGCACTGCGGTTCATCCGCGAGGAGATGCCGGCGACTCGCACCGTGTTGGGGTTGAGAGATGTCATCGACAGCCCTGAGACCGTGCGCCAGGTTTGGCAGGCACAAGGCATCTACGAGTTGCTGGAAAGGGAATATGACCAGATCCTGGTTTACGGCAGTCGCCACCTGTTCGACGTGGTGAGTGCCTATAAGCTTTCACCGAAGGTGGCGGCCAAAGTGCGCTACTGCGGTTATGTCGCCCGCACGGGCCTGCACGGTGTTCCGGACGTGCTGATGGCACCGTCGGGTTTGCCGGTGGTTCTCGTTACCGTCGGCGGCGGCGGCGATGGGTATGCCTTGATTGATGCCTATCTTGAGGCCTTGCGTCGGATTCCACAGAACACGGTACACAGCATCGTCGTTCCCGGGCCGCTCATGCCGCCGGACCAGTATCAGACGCTGGCCGGGATTGCTGCTCAGCGCCAGGACATCCAGATTATCCCCTATACCACCGAACTCGTGGGCTTGCTGCACATTGCCGATCTGGTGGTGGCGATGGGAGGGTACAACACCACCGCCGAGATCCTCGCCGCCAGGAAGTCGGCCATCCTGGTGCCACGCTCGACCCCGCGCATGGAGCAATGGCTTCGCGCAACGACGTTGAGCCAGCTCGGGCTCGTGTGGATGATCCAGCCCGAGGAAGACCTGGTCGACCGACTGGTGGAGCTGGTGCCGGCCGCCGTTGCCGGCGACCGTCCGCCTGGAAAGCCATGGGATACCGTGGACCTGGGGGGCGTTCATCGTGTTGCCGAGGTACTGGAAGAGATGCTCCATCCCGGCGCGAGCACGGAGGTATCCCTATGA